A genome region from Streptomyces sp. V3I8 includes the following:
- a CDS encoding flavin reductase family protein produces the protein MTHALPHAAAPAPFAEELSTRFREAMASYPSGVTVVTTTDDQGAWRGFTATSFCSLSVDPPLVLVCLARTAQCHTAFAKADSWVVQVVPHRRADLATRFATRGVDKFGGGDFTVTAAGHPVFEEAAAVMECESYVRYDVADHTILVGRVRDVRVREVAPAVYFRRGFHALPD, from the coding sequence ATGACGCACGCCCTGCCGCACGCGGCAGCGCCGGCGCCCTTCGCCGAAGAGCTGTCGACGCGGTTCCGGGAGGCGATGGCCTCGTACCCCAGTGGTGTGACCGTCGTGACCACCACCGACGACCAGGGGGCGTGGCGCGGCTTCACCGCCACGTCGTTCTGTTCGCTGTCGGTGGATCCGCCGCTGGTCCTGGTCTGTCTGGCGCGCACCGCCCAGTGCCATACGGCGTTCGCGAAGGCCGACTCGTGGGTCGTGCAGGTCGTGCCGCACCGGCGTGCGGACCTCGCGACGCGGTTCGCCACCCGCGGGGTGGACAAGTTCGGCGGGGGTGACTTCACGGTCACCGCGGCGGGCCATCCGGTGTTCGAGGAGGCCGCCGCGGTGATGGAATGCGAGTCCTACGTCAGGTACGACGTCGCCGACCACACCATCCTGGTCGGCCGGGTGAGGGATGTGCGGGTGCGTGAGGTCGCGCCGGCGGTGTACTTCCGCCGGGGTTTTCACGCCCTGCCCGACTGA
- a CDS encoding mycofactocin-coupled SDR family oxidoreductase produces MGRVEGKVVVITGAARGQGRSHAVRLAEEGADIIAIDLGEDIEVVGYPLGTVEELAETARLVEKTGRRVVTKVADIRDRAALRKAIDEGVAELGRLDVVVANAAIGPVGAGRPLTAFAEAVDVNLSGTLNTVHAALPHLQEGASVILIGSAAAYFASYGGDPGGMGPGGIGYAFTKQMLGHYVNWFAPFLAPQGLRINVVHPTNVNTPMLHNEAMYKVFRPDLEHPVREDAEPGFAMVQAQPIPYVEPIDVSHAVTYLASDESRFVTGTQLRVDGGAVVKNGK; encoded by the coding sequence ATGGGCCGGGTAGAAGGCAAGGTCGTCGTCATCACCGGTGCGGCACGCGGGCAGGGGCGCAGCCATGCTGTGCGTCTGGCCGAGGAAGGTGCCGACATCATCGCGATCGACCTCGGTGAGGACATCGAGGTCGTCGGGTATCCGCTGGGTACCGTCGAGGAACTGGCCGAGACGGCCCGGCTGGTGGAGAAGACCGGCCGCCGGGTCGTCACCAAGGTGGCCGACATCCGCGACCGTGCCGCGCTGCGCAAGGCGATCGACGAGGGGGTCGCCGAGCTCGGCCGGCTGGACGTCGTGGTGGCGAACGCCGCCATCGGCCCGGTCGGTGCCGGCCGTCCGCTCACCGCGTTCGCCGAGGCCGTGGACGTGAACCTCAGCGGCACGCTGAACACGGTCCATGCCGCGCTGCCGCATCTGCAGGAGGGTGCCTCGGTCATCCTCATCGGTTCGGCCGCGGCCTATTTCGCCTCCTACGGCGGTGACCCGGGCGGCATGGGTCCCGGCGGTATCGGCTATGCCTTCACCAAGCAGATGCTGGGTCACTACGTGAACTGGTTCGCGCCGTTCCTGGCGCCCCAGGGTCTGCGGATCAACGTGGTGCACCCCACCAACGTCAACACGCCGATGCTGCACAACGAGGCCATGTACAAGGTGTTCCGCCCCGACCTGGAGCACCCGGTGCGCGAGGACGCGGAGCCGGGCTTCGCCATGGTGCAGGCCCAGCCGATCCCGTACGTGGAGCCGATCGACGTCTCGCACGCGGTCACCTACCTCGCGTCCGACGAGTCCCGCTTCGTCACCGGCACACAGCTGCGGGTGGACGGCGGCGCGGTGGTCAAGAACGGCAAGTGA